The following proteins are encoded in a genomic region of Hoeflea phototrophica DFL-43:
- a CDS encoding molybdopterin-containing oxidoreductase family protein: MNDATPIDSGAVAAIGHSACPHDCPSTCALEVDLLAHNRIGRVRGDSGNSYTAGVICAKVARYAERIHHPERLLKPLIRAGAKGEGKWKEASFDAALDLIAEKFVKAEAEFGSETVWPNFYAGTMGLVQRDGINRLRHAKRYSNHFGSFCTNMAWTGFTMGAGALRGPDPHEMAKSDCVVIWGTNAVSTQVNVMTHAIRARKERGAKIVVVDIYDNPTMKQADVKILVKPGTDGAFACAAMHVLFREGLADRDYLNKFSDDPAGLESHLQTRTPEWAEAICGVPTSEIEDFARLVGNTKRTFFRLGYGFTRQRNGVVNMHAALSLAVVTGSFQHEGGGAFHSNSDIFRLDKSLVEGTRYFDPGVRWLDQSKIGRVLTGDAEALNGGPPVTAMLIQNTNPANVAPEQRKVIEGLRREDLFVAVHEQFMTDTAQLADVVLPATMFLEHDDIYRGGGHQHIILGPKLVEPPEGPRQNHDVIEALGERLGVSDREGFGMTPRDHINYMLSKRGLGDFESFKADKWADVQAGFDEAHFLNGFGHRDGKFRFKPDWTRTPAANKPPKRMGPQGPVDQLPEFPDHVELIESADTEHPFRLATSPSRSFLNSSFAETKSSRTKEKRPVLMLHPEDAAACGIADGDRVALGNSRGELAMHASLDAGQRRGVVIHEGLWPNSAFEGGEGINTLTGADACAPYGGAAFHDTRVWVRKA; encoded by the coding sequence ATGAACGACGCGACCCCTATTGATTCCGGCGCGGTTGCAGCCATTGGCCATTCCGCCTGTCCGCATGATTGCCCTTCGACCTGTGCGCTCGAGGTTGATCTGCTTGCCCACAACCGCATTGGCCGCGTCCGCGGCGATTCCGGCAACAGCTACACCGCCGGCGTGATCTGCGCCAAGGTGGCGCGCTATGCCGAACGCATCCACCATCCCGAGCGCCTGCTCAAGCCGCTGATCAGGGCCGGGGCCAAGGGCGAGGGCAAATGGAAAGAGGCGAGCTTTGATGCCGCGCTTGATCTGATCGCCGAGAAATTCGTCAAGGCCGAGGCCGAATTCGGCTCCGAAACCGTCTGGCCGAATTTCTACGCCGGCACAATGGGGCTGGTGCAGCGTGACGGCATCAACCGGCTGCGCCACGCCAAGCGCTACTCCAACCATTTCGGCAGCTTCTGCACCAACATGGCCTGGACCGGATTTACCATGGGCGCAGGCGCCTTGCGCGGACCCGATCCGCACGAGATGGCCAAGTCCGACTGCGTGGTGATCTGGGGCACCAATGCCGTTTCCACCCAGGTCAATGTGATGACCCATGCGATCCGCGCCCGCAAGGAACGCGGTGCAAAGATCGTGGTCGTCGACATCTATGACAACCCGACCATGAAACAGGCGGATGTGAAGATCCTGGTCAAGCCCGGCACCGATGGTGCCTTTGCCTGCGCAGCAATGCATGTGCTGTTTCGCGAGGGGTTGGCCGATCGCGATTATCTCAACAAATTCAGCGACGACCCGGCAGGTCTTGAATCGCATTTGCAAACCCGCACACCCGAGTGGGCGGAAGCGATCTGCGGCGTTCCCACATCCGAAATCGAGGATTTCGCGCGTCTTGTGGGCAACACCAAAAGAACCTTTTTCAGGCTTGGCTACGGCTTCACCCGGCAGCGCAATGGGGTGGTCAACATGCATGCGGCACTGTCGCTGGCGGTGGTCACCGGCAGCTTCCAGCATGAAGGCGGTGGCGCATTCCACTCCAACTCCGATATCTTCCGGCTCGACAAGTCGCTCGTCGAGGGGACGCGCTATTTCGATCCGGGCGTGCGCTGGCTCGACCAGTCCAAGATCGGGCGGGTGCTGACCGGCGACGCCGAGGCGTTGAATGGCGGCCCGCCGGTCACCGCCATGCTGATCCAGAACACCAATCCTGCCAATGTCGCGCCCGAACAGCGCAAGGTAATCGAAGGGTTGCGGCGCGAGGACCTGTTTGTCGCGGTGCACGAGCAGTTCATGACCGACACCGCGCAACTGGCCGATGTGGTGCTGCCCGCCACCATGTTCCTGGAGCATGACGACATCTATCGTGGCGGTGGTCATCAGCACATCATTCTGGGACCCAAGCTGGTCGAGCCCCCCGAAGGCCCGCGCCAGAACCATGACGTGATCGAGGCACTGGGCGAGCGGCTCGGCGTCAGCGATCGCGAAGGCTTCGGCATGACCCCGCGCGACCACATCAATTACATGCTCTCAAAGCGCGGCCTTGGTGATTTCGAGAGCTTCAAGGCTGACAAATGGGCCGATGTTCAGGCCGGTTTCGATGAGGCGCATTTCCTCAACGGTTTCGGACATCGCGACGGCAAGTTCCGCTTCAAGCCCGACTGGACCAGGACGCCCGCGGCCAACAAGCCGCCCAAGCGCATGGGGCCGCAGGGGCCGGTGGATCAACTGCCTGAATTCCCCGATCATGTCGAACTGATTGAGAGCGCGGACACCGAACATCCCTTCCGGCTGGCGACATCGCCGTCACGCTCTTTCCTGAACTCGAGCTTCGCCGAAACAAAGTCCTCCAGAACCAAGGAGAAGCGCCCGGTCCTGATGCTTCATCCCGAGGATGCAGCGGCCTGTGGCATCGCCGACGGAGACCGGGTGGCGCTGGGCAACTCCCGCGGTGAGCTGGCCATGCATGCCAGCCTCGACGCCGGCCAGCGCCGCGGTGTGGTGATCCATGAAGGACTGTGGCCGAATTCGGCCTTCGAGGGCGGGGAGGGGATCAACACCCTGACCGGCGCCGACGCCTGCGCG